The Silurus meridionalis isolate SWU-2019-XX chromosome 16, ASM1480568v1, whole genome shotgun sequence genome has a segment encoding these proteins:
- the stk35 gene encoding serine/threonine-protein kinase 35 — protein MRAYLKVYFRRLMELRNATRRQSVLRSGRRGCRRSASATEQDAGKVLRSLLLHGNETGDATAEEACFGPAASMRTGLNRAGVVIAPRYSLLREVGRGSYGVVYEAVARRSGARVAVKKLRCDAPEKVELALAEFWALACLEKKHENVIQLEECVLERNGMAQKMSHGNKRSKQYLRLVETSLKGERIPGYPEEPCYLWFVMEFCEGGDLNQYILSRRPNPQTNRSFMKQLTSAVAFLHKNNIVHRDLKPDNILISHKYGSPVIKVADFGLSKVCAGLGCVERGSEGHVEKNVNVNKFWLSSACGSDFYMAPEVWEGHYTAKADIFALGIIIWAMLERITFIDGESKRELLGTYIRQGTEIMPVGEALLENPRMVLHIPQKPRSSMSNAIQRLLYDMLAVNPEDRPDAFQLEHRAEQVTCAT, from the exons ATGAGAGCGTATTTGAAGGTCTATTTTCGGAGACTCATGGAGTTACGCAACGCGACGCGGAGGCAGTCGGTGTTGAGGAGCGGGAGGCGAGGCTGCAGGAGATCCGCCAGCGCGACGGAGCAGGACGCGGGGAAAGTGCTGAGGTCGCTGCTGCTGCACGGGAACGAGACCGGTGACGCGACCGCTGAAGAGGCCTGCTTCGGCCCGGCCGCGTCAATGCGGACGGGCCTCAACCGTGCCGGCGTGGTCATAGCACCTCGTTACAGCCTGCTCCGCGAGGTCGGCCGCGGAAGCTACGGCGTCGTCTACGAGGCCGTGGCGCGGAGATCCGGCGCCCGCGTGGCCGTCAAGAAGCTCCGTTGCGACGCGCCAGAGAAGGTCGAGCTGGCCCTGGCCGAGTTCTGGGCCCTGGCGTGCTTGGAGAAGAAGCACGAGAACGTCATCCAGCTGGAGGAGTGCGTCCTGGAGAGGAACGGCATGGCGCAGAAGATGAGCCACGGAAACAAGAGATCCAAGCAGTATTTACGACTCGTGGAAACTTCATTGAAAG GCGAGCGTATCCCCGGTTATCCCGAGGAACCGTGCTACCTCTGGTTTGTAATGGAGTTCTGCGAAGGTGGCGATCTTAACCAGTACATCCTGTCACGACGGCCCAACCCGCAAACCAACAGGAGCTTCATGAAGCAGCTGACCAGCGCCGTGGCCTTCCTGCACAAGAACAACATCGTCCACCGCGACCTCAAACCCGACAACATCCTGATCTCGCATAAGTACGGCTCGCCCGTCATCAAGGTGGCCGACTTCGGTCTGAGTAAGGTGTGCGCGGGCCTCGGGTGCGTGGAGCGCGGGTCCGAGGGACACGTCGAAAAAAACGTCAACGTCAACAAGTTCTGGCTGTCGTCGGCATGCGGGTCAGACTTCTACATGGCGCCCGAGGTATGGGAGGGCCACTACACGGCCAAGGCAGACATATTCGCACTCGGCATCATCATTTGGGCTATGCTCGAGCGGATCACGTTTATCGATGGCGAGTCGAAGCGTGAGCTCTTGGGCACGTACATCCGTCAAGGCACCGAGATCATGCCAGTGGGCGAGGCCCTGCTTGAGAACCCCAGGATGGTCCTGCATATCCCACAGAAGCCACGTAGCTCAATGTCCAACGCCATCCAAAGGCTCCTGTATGACATGTTGGCTGTTAACCCGGAGGACCG